The Hippopotamus amphibius kiboko isolate mHipAmp2 chromosome 13, mHipAmp2.hap2, whole genome shotgun sequence sequence GCGCTCGGGTGGCCGCGAAGTCCCCGGCGAGCCCGGCCCTGTCTGGAAAGCCTCTGTAGACGGGGCTGCGGCCCGGCCCTCGCGGGGCCCCCTGCGCGGCCGGCGGGCTCCAGGCCCCGCTGCTGCGGCCGCCGCGGGGCCTCGCGGAGGGCCCTCTCCTGCACTGGCCCGTCTGCTGGGGTGCGGGGCCCACCTCTCTGGGGACCACAGGCCATCGGGGAGCCGGGCGCGGACTTCGGGGGCACCTGCTGCTGGAGGGACGGGAAGGGGGAGTCGGTGAGCAGCGCTCGCTTCCCGGGGCCGCCCTGGGCCGGGCCGGCGGGTGGGGCAGGGCCGCTGGGAGGGGCCGGCAGGGGGGCTGCCCGCCGCAGGCGTGAGGGCAGGGCGGCCTGCGGATCTCCGGCCCGTCACGGCCCGGCCAGACCAGGGGCCCCGAACCGTGACTTCCTGCAGACTCCTGGTGCCAGGCTGTTCCTCTGAGGGCAGGTGAGTGGCCGTGGGCTCACAGGGGAAGGGACACGTGGCTCCAGGCTCGCCCCCCTGAGATGGCAGGACCTGCCCAGACGCTTGGCTCCTGGAGTGGACACGGGAGGGCTCTGCTCAGGGGccgtctccctctccctctctctctctctccagtgcAGCCCGTGTGGGACCGGGCGGGGCCCCTGGGGCGTCTGCTCTTAGGGCCTGAGTTCTCTGTGGGCTAACAGGGCGCCTGGGTTCCTTCAAACTCAGAAGACATGAtcccaggacagggctctgcCGGCATCTGCCCCGAGGCCTGGGAGCTGGGGGCACGCAGGGCTGGCCGGGAGCAGCCTCTCAGGGCCACGTCGTTGAGCAAAGTGACCAGATGTTGGCAAACTCTTTCTCACAGAGAGGATGTCCCAGAGGCCTAAGGCCCATCAAGACACCCCCAGATTTAAAGGAGCCCACGTTCCATCCCCGAAAGAAGCAAACACTGGTGCAGAATCGTGTGACGGCTAGGGAGCGTGTCTGCGGCAAGGTGGCCTTGAACCGGGGCCAGGAGCTCCCACCGCATCTGCCCGGATCTGGGACTCAGGGTCCTCAGGGGTATAATTTGAAGAAATTGTTTTCCCCCAAGGCCAGGCCGTGACGAATGGCCCTGGAACTATATACACCTCGTGGACGAGAGTGCGGGCAGTTGTCAGGTTAACCTGGTCGCTGTAGACGCTCATCAGGCTAAATCCGGAGCAGCGCGGCGATTTTGGCCCAAGTGAGCAGGTTCGTGGCTGGCTGTCCTGTCGTTCTGCTTGGTGTGACATGGTCTGTGTCTGGAATATGCTTGGGTCCTCGGGGCCAGTGTGGCACAGGGGGGGTTTCCGTGGAGGAGGGAATGTGCGAGGCGGCTCCGAGGAGGAGCAGACAGACTGGGacacagcacgtgcaaaggcccaggggcCGCAGCGGCCGGGACAGGCTTGGAAGGCAGCCCAGTGCCCAAGCCTAAGGTCTGCGCTGGCCACATCTGGAGGATCGGTCAGTGTGGACAGTGTCCTGCGGGCAGGGAGGCTGGTCTGGGCTCGGCTGAGAGGCTGCCCTCTCTTGGGGAGCAGGAGCGGGGGGCCTGGgcctggtgtgtggggaggacgAGGGGATGAGCAGCACAGACCTGAGGCCAGCACGTCTGCGCGTGTGTGGGCGGCAGGGGCACCGTGTCACCCAGACCTCCATGGAGGGAGGGAAAGTGCTGCACCAAAACCCCCCGGGAAGAGCTTGGGCCGGGGGCCTCTATACGCTGTGGGTGGTGGGCTGTGTACTGTTGGCCAGAACACCTCGGGGGGCTCTTTGGGATCCATCCCCAGCCGTGTAGGGGCCACAGGGACCAGATCCAGGAAGAGGGAGGGCAGCGGCCACCTCGGGGGCACGTGAGGGAGAGCCCCTTCGGTGAGCCAGGAGCCCTGGCCAGGGGAGGCCAGGTTCTCTGGCATCTGGGAGGATGAGCATCACAGGCTGAGCTGGACTGCAGCGGAAGGAGCAGATTGGGAGGGGAGATGCTAGAATTCTACactgcagaaaatgcttttgactcAAATTACGGAGAACCAGACAGAGAGTGGCTTGAACCGAAGTTTGTTTTTCTCACGAGGAGGTGTCGGGAAGTGGCTCAGCTGCTCAGCAGCGCCATCAGGGACCTGGCCCTGGCTTTCACTGTGCTCCTGTCATCCCAGTGGAGCAGCCAGCTTGCTCCTCACAGTCACATAGCGGCGGCGGCTGCTCC is a genomic window containing:
- the LOC130834531 gene encoding nascent polypeptide-associated complex subunit alpha, muscle-specific form-like is translated as MRNRAARATCPAPGVLELLSLSLHGHLPPSTSTQNPPLSTRTTQPAAPSGLRDEKVRAELQDSRTCRARAQAGQHEGLQRPQPESPALPQEDPGALSSHPPVAGVSAGPRPPPLGHAAQEPREGRPGEGPLGAAGSPFPRSVSTRRGSFRRRPGIAERPSRRSCANKRFDPSRKSSPTKRQKLNDMPENLASPGQGSWLTEGALPHVPPRWPLPSLFLDLVPVAPTRLGMDPKEPPEVFWPTVHSPPPTATLSTLTDPPDVASADLRLGHWAAFQACPGRCGPWAFARAVSQSVCSSSEPPRTFPPPRKPPLCHTGPEDPSIFQTQTMSHQAERQDSQPRTCSLGPKSPRCSGFSLMSVYSDQVNLTTARTLVHEVYIVPGPFVTAWPWGKTISSNYTPEDPESQIRADAAALPSRLRRAAPLPAPPSGPAPPAGPAQGGPGKRALLTDSPFPSLQQQVPPKSAPGSPMACGPQRGGPRTPADGPVQERALREAPRRPQQRGLEPAGRAGGPARAGPQPRLQRLSRQGRARRGLRGHPSASWVPWPHALLPCSARAQPAHAVPRAGRRAARPGPRLLVERSPDN